From Chrysemys picta bellii isolate R12L10 chromosome 1, ASM1138683v2, whole genome shotgun sequence:
CAGAAAGGTCCACAATGAGATACTATAGACCTCAGGTCAATATGGAAAAGTCTGTTCCATATTTAAACTAACCATGTCCCTAGTTAGCTCATGCTAAAATGACAGAATCaatattcccttcccccacagctattcagtgaatacagagaaaatagcATGACGGCTTCTTTTATATGCTTACTAGGTTTCATGCAGTTATGAAATGGTCCAGGGTTCTTGTATCAGTATTTCATATCTTATACTAAATACGTCTGTAACCCTAGGCCAACTATTCCAGTCTTGTTTACAGTGAGCAAGCAATGATAAAGCCTTTCAAAAGAGTTTATGGGAgaccataaataaataatgtgcTGAGCATGCTAGACAATTAGTAAACCTCCTTCAATATCCCTGTTAAAAAGAAGGACGAGTCTTCCAGAGGTCTGAGTCATCCATACCCTGAAAGGCTTGTTTGCACCTGCAGAATGTTACTTTTGGAATCACTATCCAGCAGGTCCAACAACAGCTCTTTTCCTGTTAAATGAACGTGGTTATCTTGAATTTTTTTGTACTGGCGGATTTTTTAACTGGTGCTCGGACAGACGCTTTTCAACTatatgacttttttaaaaaaagccagtaAAAATATTCGATAAGGGTTTTTCTGTTTCCATGCTAATGTCCATAAAGGCCTTCTCAGCAAGGGACAGAGGACAGATCTGAGAGCAGCATTGCTAAATGTGTCTGTCCGCACCCCCACCCCTAGCCACACACTCAAGCTTGCTTGCCAGCCTCCTAAGCAGCAATGAGGTAAGCTCTCCCAACTTCAGGAACTGCAGAACAACTCCAGGGAACCTCCCCACCTCCAGCTTCCCCACCAGGTTCCCATTGCTTCCTGGCACACTACCGGGGTCTGGGGAGTGAGGAATCTGGTAGGTATACCCTCCCCTACCCCGTAGCTTTCATCTCTCCCCAGCTTGGTGCAGGAGCCTGGAGAGGGAAGATGGGGACCACTATGGCAATCCTCCCAGCTGCTCTTGCTTCCTGGCTCAGTGCCGGGGTCCTGGGAAAAGGAGACACCGTCCTGGCTCCAAATggagaaacagcagcagctctTTACTGGGGAAGAGCGAGCACTTGAGCTCTCCCCACATCTCCAGTGCTGCCTGAGAATGTGGTCAGTAGAATAGCACATGACATAGGAAGTACAAAGGCCATTCAACAAAGCCATGAAACGGGATGGTACACAAAGGGCtgtcaaatacacaaagtaaacacactgggccagattctcagctggtataaatcagcacagctccctgGAAGTCAACAGAACCACACTGATTTACAACAGTTTTTCCTTTTAACTTCTTTCATTTACAGTCCTTTTAGTTGCAAACACCTATGGTAAGCATAACATTTTCAGAAAGAGGTGTGATTTTCAAAGTGTCAATGCCCCTATAACTAAAGAGCAGCCAGTAAAGTTTTCTGCAAGTTTTCCAGTAAGATTATTTATCATTTTACTGCAAAGGCAATGAAATGTTACAAAATTGTCACTAGCAAACCCTGGGTTTCCGATAAAAAGAGGAGTGTTAAATATAACCAGATTGAATGTGGCTGTATGTCACGTCAGGCGACAATTTTTTATGTATTCTAAAATATGCTTACAAAAGAATGTTAAAAATGTCTGTTGGttgtgggggttttgtttgttttaatacagaAACCTTATTCATtctaaaccagaggtgggcaaactatggccggcggaccacatccggcctgcgggaccctcctgcctggcctccgagctcctggcccgggaggctagcccccgggcCCTCCCCGTCAGCCTCACCccgctgccggcgcaatgctctgggtgtctgggcagcgcatctgcagagccggggcctgacccggtgctctgtacTATGCGGtggcgtgtctggctccagccaccggtgctccaggcagcgcagtaatggggcagggagcaggtggggttggatagacggcgggggagttcagggtggtggttagggggcagggatgtggataggggttggggcagtcagggggcggggaatggggggattgaatgggtgcaggggtcccggcgggcagtcaggaatgagggggggttggatggggcagcaggggcaggggttctgggggcagtcagggagaaggggtggttggatggggcaggggtctcgtgggggtggcagtcaggaatgagagggggggttggatggggcagtggggggcagtcaggggtggggattctgggggcagtcgggacagggagcaagggtgtgtggatggggcaggaggcccgaggggggggctctcagggggcgagaagcagggggggcgggggctgggccatgcctggctgtttgggaaggcacagcctcccgtaaccggccctccatacaatatCTGAAactcgatgtggccctcaggccaaaaagtttgcccacccctgttctaaaccTAGAAGAAATCAGCTCTTTAGTAGATTTGGACCACAGTACTACATCTGTTCTGGTCACATACACCTAAACTTTGGCCAGTAGGTGATTTGGGTTTCAGGTCTTTCTATACTCGGCCAAACACCACCAAAAagtccaaatagcactgaactggGGAAGTTACATTCAGATATAGACTTGGACCTATCTCTGTACTTCAACAAATCTGGTCATGAAAATCTCTAGTTACTTTTTAAGAGTCAATATCAAAAATATTGCTAAACTTTAAAATACACAGATTCAAAACGTGCAACAATTCTATTAGACTTCCTGTTACCTTACCAGAGAAATCTCAGTGAGAAACCAGACTGTGGCAGGTAGGGTATTCATGGTCATATTTTCATCTTGCTCTGGTATAAGAAATGATTTTGAAAAATTCTCCCATATTGCACAGTGTCCTAACCCCTTTGGACTTTCTTTTAAATAGATTTGTGGATCAGAGCATGGCTCTTCCatggggttgccaattttggttggacatgttcctggagatttaatcatgacataatctttaattacagatgaatctttaattcctggagactccaggccaatcctggagggttggcaaccctacacttCCAGTACCCTGGCCATTACAAAAAGCTTCACTATTTCTTATTAAGGCTCCATTCCTGCAGTTGCCTCTGTGTGGGTGGACTCCTGGGCTTATGGCGacccagttgcaggatcagggcctaatggTCAGATCCTCGAAGGTATTTcactggagttaggcacctaaaatacAGTTGAGGACCTGGGCCTAAGTCATTATCAATGACCACCAGGAAAGCGAGTGTTTGGAACTAGAAAAGAAAATACCACTTCACTGTGTAACTTTTCATTAGCACAGCTGGGACGCTGCTCCAGACTGAACTTGCAGAATATCTTGCATGGCTTCCATTAAGTCAAAAAGATATGATCAGCTCAAATGATTTTGAAACATTACTTTGCTGATATCATTCCCTGTTTCCCTCTGAGAAGTAGTAGAGGTTTAATTTCTCATTTTTTGTTGCAACATTTCATTTCTATTAAACTGTAGCTGCATGTATACAATGCTTCTGCTTTGACAAACAGATTAGTAAACTGTACAAAGGAACAAATGGAAGGAATGTGTTACTGCTAGAAGTCATCTTCATTGTTTCAAAGAGAAGTATACCTTTCAAGACCATAAAAAAACCCTCTCTGAATTCAAATGAGCTTAGACAACTATATAAAGTATCAGAAGTCTTACCAGGCACTTTTGAAGGACATGATTTTTTCTCCAAGTCTCTGTCTTTACTTCTGGATTCAGGAGATTTTGTGACTTTTTCCTGCTTTTCCACGTTACTGTTTGCATTAGTTACATTTTGCAAAACAGGCTTTCTAGGCAATGGAGGTTTTGTGCTAATCTGTTCAGAGGACTTTGTTTTAGATTTTATGTTGTCATTCACAGAGCCATTGATATTTACATCAGCTGTTTTTTTGATCTGTGCCTTTTCACCTTTTAGAAGTGATGCCAATCCCTctttttcaaaattaatttctGCACTGTATCTTTTAAACCCCTTTGATTCTGGTGAAGAGCTGTCTCTGTATTTCAAGGACAGTGAAGTGGATCTAAGCTTTACTTGAAAAGGACTTTTATCTTCACTGCCTGGTTGGCACTGGGATACCACTGGAATTGCATCAATGGCCTGAGAAACACAGCCAGACACCATTGTGTCTGCTGCTTTGCCCGTGACCTCAGAGTCAGAATCTGCCAGCGACACCTGCTTTTTAatgctatttttttcctcctgtagATCCGAGCCCACCTGCACATCCTCTTTCAACTTCTCATTTCTTGAGGAGAGCTTGGTTTTTGACAGGGGTAATTTGGTATTTAATGGACTTTCACATTCTGAGTTTTCTTTCAGGTGGAGGCTGCCAGCCCCTGGTCTCTCCCGTGCTGATGACACTGAAAATTTTCGCAAGGTGCTGAGTTCATTGGCAGCTTTCTccgtttttccccccaaaattgcCTCCCTGTGTCCCAGGGACTGATTGTTTTCCTTGTCAGATGCAGCTAGTTCTTGAGTGGGCGTAGTTTGCTCCAGAGACCAGGAAGCAGATGACCCCAGCTGTGATGACAAAGCAGGCTGTGGGATATCAGAGGAAACACAGGGTGAGTCTGTGAGCTGAGAAGACCCTTCAGGTAACTGCTTGCTGGAAGCTGGCAATGCTGCAGACTCCTTTGTTTCCTTATTACAGGAAGTTGCTATGGGTATCTGACCATCCTTCTGTACATTTTTTTCTGGCCCTCCCAAACAAGAAAAACTGCCAGTATTGGTTGAAGTATACTCTTCAGACAGCAGGTTATTCACTGAAGACCCATTAACAAACTGTTTATTTTCTTGATTTAAAGTATTAACTGACACATCACATACGTTCCCGGTGGACACACTTAGTGTTCCAGGGGGCTCTTTTTCCCTTTGTGCTTCTCTATCTGGAGGGGAATACCGGGTGATTACGTTTTCTTTAAGCTCTAAAGAAGAAGGATAATCTGACTCAGAATGTGTTAATTCCGGTGTAGTTTGGCAGCCGTCAGGATTATTCTCATGTAACGAGACTTCCTGGACAATGGCAGACTCAGAAGTGAACTGCCGTGTGGGAGGCCTTTCGTCTCTGTGTCTCGAGCCATGGGGAAAGTCTTTAGGCATTTCAGGTCTCTGCCAGGAGGCCATGTCACTTGTCACAGCTGTGCTGTGTGTCAATTTCTGATGGCTGGTGGTGAAGACTTCACATGTCAAGTCTGTCAGCATCTCTCTTCCATCGTGCTCCTCTTCTTCTGGGGTGCAGCTCAAGTCATTCAGAGATTCTGAGTGGGTCCGCTACAAAGAGCAAACAATTATTaagattttattatttctttataaCTTCACACACTTTCATTTATTGTTTAGACTGTGGCAGAGCCCACAGTCTGGTAACTGCTTTCCAAACAGAGAGGAAAACAGTCCCTGTCTTGAACACACATAGCTAATTAGTTTATATTTATGTACTATATGCTGATTTCATC
This genomic window contains:
- the CRACDL gene encoding CRACD-like protein isoform X1 — protein: MSSTRIMDTKLREAEGCGEDNSGKKKSKFKSFKKFFGKRKRKETLPSSGSITLKPCQSASDVTVPESMHIDYDSEDELETHTGIMGSRALSHDSIFIPEPVQEPARPVRVFSQENVSDRIRALQLKLQHSMKLGPPPPFGIHAKRIDDAGTSSEDDGLPRSPPEISLLHEILSSSTATRFSDSHKHPSSLSLAGTGSEEEEQVTSGPSSRPRSTEGQLFPRHASAKTISPRTSDSSISPAADFDTPPEFSTCLDNSAAKHKLLIKPRNQRSSKMRRLPSRTHSESLNDLSCTPEEEEHDGREMLTDLTCEVFTTSHQKLTHSTAVTSDMASWQRPEMPKDFPHGSRHRDERPPTRQFTSESAIVQEVSLHENNPDGCQTTPELTHSESDYPSSLELKENVITRYSPPDREAQREKEPPGTLSVSTGNVCDVSVNTLNQENKQFVNGSSVNNLLSEEYTSTNTGSFSCLGGPEKNVQKDGQIPIATSCNKETKESAALPASSKQLPEGSSQLTDSPCVSSDIPQPALSSQLGSSASWSLEQTTPTQELAASDKENNQSLGHREAILGGKTEKAANELSTLRKFSVSSARERPGAGSLHLKENSECESPLNTKLPLSKTKLSSRNEKLKEDVQVGSDLQEEKNSIKKQVSLADSDSEVTGKAADTMVSGCVSQAIDAIPVVSQCQPGSEDKSPFQVKLRSTSLSLKYRDSSSPESKGFKRYSAEINFEKEGLASLLKGEKAQIKKTADVNINGSVNDNIKSKTKSSEQISTKPPLPRKPVLQNVTNANSNVEKQEKVTKSPESRSKDRDLEKKSCPSKVPEKTVPSPVITADSAGGTDSQSKPAWITIARQKHRDIQQEPEPTKEEKLVAQDVKSDTEKQNKEKKRMEGSMKQQADFIRSKPSHLAPKTSSEEQRNETKSDVNEPLPRANSLSHHVPAQSSVLTEKEEMNQFKKVSHSAPDQPSWMELAKKKSQAWSDMPQIIK
- the CRACDL gene encoding CRACD-like protein isoform X2 yields the protein MSSTRIMDTKLREAEGCGEDNSGKKKSKFKSFKKFFGKRKRKETLPSSGSITLKPCQSASDVTVPESMHIDYDSEDELETHTGIMGSRALSHDSIFIPEPVQEPARPVRVFSQENVSDRIRALQLKLQHSMKLGPPPPFGIHAKRIDDAGTSSEDDGLPRSPPEISLLHEILSSSTATRVTSGPSSRPRSTEGQLFPRHASAKTISPRTSDSSISPAADFDTPPEFSTCLDNSAAKHKLLIKPRNQRSSKMRRLPSRTHSESLNDLSCTPEEEEHDGREMLTDLTCEVFTTSHQKLTHSTAVTSDMASWQRPEMPKDFPHGSRHRDERPPTRQFTSESAIVQEVSLHENNPDGCQTTPELTHSESDYPSSLELKENVITRYSPPDREAQREKEPPGTLSVSTGNVCDVSVNTLNQENKQFVNGSSVNNLLSEEYTSTNTGSFSCLGGPEKNVQKDGQIPIATSCNKETKESAALPASSKQLPEGSSQLTDSPCVSSDIPQPALSSQLGSSASWSLEQTTPTQELAASDKENNQSLGHREAILGGKTEKAANELSTLRKFSVSSARERPGAGSLHLKENSECESPLNTKLPLSKTKLSSRNEKLKEDVQVGSDLQEEKNSIKKQVSLADSDSEVTGKAADTMVSGCVSQAIDAIPVVSQCQPGSEDKSPFQVKLRSTSLSLKYRDSSSPESKGFKRYSAEINFEKEGLASLLKGEKAQIKKTADVNINGSVNDNIKSKTKSSEQISTKPPLPRKPVLQNVTNANSNVEKQEKVTKSPESRSKDRDLEKKSCPSKVPEKTVPSPVITADSAGGTDSQSKPAWITIARQKHRDIQQEPEPTKEEKLVAQDVKSDTEKQNKEKKRMEGSMKQQADFIRSKPSHLAPKTSSEEQRNETKSDVNEPLPRANSLSHHVPAQSSVLTEKEEMNQFKKVSHSAPDQPSWMELAKKKSQAWSDMPQIIK